A genomic segment from Streptosporangium roseum DSM 43021 encodes:
- a CDS encoding S26 family signal peptidase translates to MIIRGLLIGVLVLVAGAFWARRRYVVVTVDGMSMAPTLTDGDRVLVRRRRIDQVGQDDVVVLEPPSDTAGRYTPGPPGADGRLWNIKRVAALPGDPVPPGIAAGDGVARVPSGTLVVLGDNPDSVDSRQRGFFPADRLLGVALRRLGGPAL, encoded by the coding sequence TTGATCATCCGTGGGCTGCTTATCGGTGTTCTCGTGCTCGTGGCGGGCGCCTTCTGGGCCCGCCGGCGTTACGTGGTGGTCACCGTCGACGGGATGAGCATGGCGCCGACGCTGACCGACGGCGACCGCGTCCTGGTACGGCGGCGGCGGATCGACCAGGTGGGCCAGGACGACGTCGTCGTGCTGGAGCCTCCGTCCGATACCGCCGGCCGCTACACGCCCGGACCGCCCGGGGCCGACGGCCGGCTCTGGAACATCAAACGGGTCGCCGCGCTCCCCGGTGACCCGGTGCCGCCGGGGATCGCCGCCGGCGACGGCGTGGCCCGCGTTCCCTCCGGGACGCTGGTGGTCCTCGGGGACAACCCGGACAGCGTCGACTCCCGGCAGCGGGGGTTCTTCCCCGCCGACCGGCTGCTCGGCGTCGCGTTACGCCGGTTGGGCGGGCCGGCCCTCTAA